The Halobacterium sp. CBA1132 genome has a segment encoding these proteins:
- a CDS encoding 2,3,4,5-tetrahydropyridine-2,6-dicarboxylate N-succinyltransferase, protein MSLESDVRDLWHRHETGEASKTPQADGEAVDGDLTAETASADDADTLEGFLDALEAGDVRAAEKTNGEWEAVEWVKRGVLLNFALRETEPREYGDVTYHDVLPLRDTDDLYERGTRNTPDGTVLRRGAHLGSDCIVMSPAFVNIGAHVGDGTLVDSCDTVGSCAQIGEDVKLGANTLIGGVLEPVESAPVVVEDGVSLGAGCRVTSGFVVGEDSVVGENTLLTPRIPVYDLVEEEILYGELPPERRAFTRYVESSVGDHDLFDGGAFKPAVVAMDLEAETLDATQREEVLRS, encoded by the coding sequence ATGAGTCTGGAATCTGACGTACGAGACCTGTGGCACCGACACGAAACCGGAGAGGCGTCGAAGACGCCTCAGGCAGACGGCGAAGCCGTCGACGGCGACCTGACAGCCGAAACCGCGAGCGCCGACGACGCCGACACGCTCGAAGGGTTCCTCGACGCGCTGGAGGCCGGGGACGTGCGCGCCGCCGAGAAGACCAACGGCGAGTGGGAGGCCGTCGAGTGGGTCAAGCGCGGCGTCCTCCTGAACTTCGCGCTCCGCGAGACCGAACCCCGCGAGTACGGCGACGTCACCTACCACGACGTGCTCCCGCTGCGCGACACCGACGACCTCTACGAGCGCGGCACGCGGAACACGCCCGACGGCACCGTACTCCGCCGCGGCGCGCACCTCGGCTCGGACTGCATCGTGATGTCCCCCGCGTTCGTGAACATCGGCGCGCACGTCGGGGACGGCACGCTCGTCGACTCCTGTGACACCGTCGGCTCCTGCGCGCAGATCGGCGAGGACGTGAAGCTCGGCGCGAACACGCTCATCGGCGGCGTGCTCGAACCCGTCGAGAGCGCGCCCGTCGTCGTCGAGGACGGCGTGTCGCTGGGCGCTGGCTGCCGGGTCACCTCCGGGTTCGTCGTCGGCGAGGACTCCGTGGTCGGCGAGAACACGCTGCTGACGCCGCGTATCCCCGTCTACGACCTCGTCGAGGAGGAGATTCTGTACGGCGAACTGCCCCCGGAGCGCCGCGCGTTCACACGCTACGTGGAGTCCAGCGTCGGCGACCACGACCTCTTCGACGGCGGCGCGTTCAAGCCCGCCGTCGTCGCGATGGACCTCGAAGCGGAGACGCTCGACGCGACCCAACGCGAGGAGGTTCTGCGGTCGTGA
- the dapB gene encoding 4-hydroxy-tetrahydrodipicolinate reductase, protein MRIGVTGATGRMGREVREAASERGVDVAFATSRDGGDGLDPASEFGSLVEAENPDAVVDFTVPEVSVEYVTACADAGVPVVVGTTGFDDEQLDTLRDAGSDAPVLLGANFSRGVQALLDAVEEAVGALPEYDVEVTETHHNGKRDAPSGTANVLLDRIEDERGESERVHGRVGDQPREEGEIGVHARRAGDVTGEHEALLAGNGEVLELTHRAGDRSVFAAGALDAAAWLADQPAQFYRFEEVASEL, encoded by the coding sequence ATGAGAATCGGGGTCACTGGCGCGACCGGACGGATGGGCCGCGAGGTCCGGGAGGCCGCCAGCGAGCGCGGCGTCGACGTGGCGTTCGCGACGTCTCGTGACGGCGGCGACGGCCTCGACCCCGCCAGCGAGTTCGGGTCGCTGGTGGAGGCCGAGAATCCTGACGCGGTCGTGGACTTTACCGTGCCGGAGGTGAGCGTGGAGTACGTGACCGCTTGCGCGGACGCCGGCGTCCCCGTCGTCGTCGGCACCACGGGCTTCGACGACGAGCAGTTGGACACACTTCGTGACGCGGGCAGCGACGCGCCCGTCCTGCTCGGCGCGAACTTCTCGCGGGGCGTGCAGGCGCTGCTGGACGCCGTCGAGGAAGCGGTCGGCGCACTCCCCGAGTATGACGTCGAGGTCACCGAGACCCACCACAACGGGAAGCGCGACGCGCCCAGCGGCACCGCGAACGTCTTACTCGACCGCATCGAAGACGAACGGGGCGAATCCGAGCGCGTCCACGGTCGCGTGGGCGACCAGCCCCGCGAAGAGGGCGAAATCGGCGTACACGCGCGCCGAGCCGGTGACGTCACCGGCGAACACGAGGCGCTGCTCGCGGGGAACGGCGAAGTGCTGGAACTCACACACCGCGCGGGCGATCGGTCGGTGTTCGCGGCGGGCGCGCTCGACGCCGCCGCGTGGCTCGCCGACCAGCCCGCCCAGTTCTACCGATTCGAGGAGGTTGCTTCCGAACTATGA
- the dapA gene encoding 4-hydroxy-tetrahydrodipicolinate synthase, whose product MDHTTFVNGVFPAMTTPFAADGSIDFDRLRAHARRLVDRGVDGVVPVGSTGESATLTHDEHVEVVEVVVDEVGDEVPIIAGAGSNSTHEALGLSQRSVDAGADALLLISPYYNKPEPEGMEAHYREIADRVDAPQIIYNVPSRTGRNIAVETAEALASHENIVGYKAASGDVGRISEVVERTRGEDFGVLSGDDGLTLPVLSVGGTGTISVTANVEPERVSDLVWSAHDGDYDTARQRHQELEPLNRALFAETNPIPVKAAREIRGHGDANYRSPLTDASEETRERLREALAALDEAEVPA is encoded by the coding sequence ATGGACCACACAACATTCGTGAACGGCGTCTTCCCCGCGATGACGACGCCGTTCGCGGCCGACGGCAGCATCGATTTCGACCGACTGCGAGCGCACGCTCGACGCCTCGTCGACCGCGGCGTCGACGGCGTCGTGCCCGTGGGTTCGACCGGCGAGAGCGCGACGCTCACCCACGACGAGCACGTCGAAGTCGTGGAAGTCGTCGTCGACGAGGTCGGCGACGAAGTCCCGATTATCGCGGGCGCCGGCAGTAACTCCACGCACGAGGCGCTGGGGCTCTCCCAGCGCTCCGTCGACGCGGGCGCGGACGCCCTGCTGCTCATCTCCCCGTACTACAACAAGCCCGAACCCGAGGGAATGGAGGCCCACTACCGGGAAATCGCGGACCGCGTGGACGCCCCCCAGATTATCTACAACGTGCCCTCGCGGACCGGGCGCAACATCGCCGTGGAGACCGCCGAAGCGCTCGCGAGCCACGAGAACATCGTCGGCTACAAGGCCGCCAGCGGCGATGTCGGCCGCATCAGCGAGGTCGTCGAGCGCACACGCGGGGAGGACTTCGGCGTGCTCTCCGGCGACGACGGCCTGACGCTACCCGTCCTCTCGGTCGGCGGCACCGGGACCATCAGCGTCACCGCGAACGTCGAACCCGAGCGCGTCAGCGACCTCGTCTGGTCGGCCCACGACGGCGACTACGACACTGCGCGCCAGCGCCACCAGGAACTCGAACCGCTGAACCGCGCGCTGTTCGCGGAGACGAACCCGATTCCCGTGAAGGCCGCCCGAGAGATTCGCGGCCACGGCGACGCGAACTACCGGTCGCCGCTCACCGACGCGTCCGAGGAGACGCGCGAACGACTCCGCGAGGCGCTCGCCGCGCTCGACGAGGCGGAGGTACCCGCATGA
- a CDS encoding metallophosphoesterase: MLVLGDAHATTPDRRQSLFAAYRAADADVALQAGDLMYYDLPIPTYFIGGNNEDFDVVEALRHGRVESDDVSNAYLLHSTAETVAGLRVAGLSGNYAPTQFEKSREQLYDDRRRHFVREDVERAKQLDDVDVFLAHEAPHGLPVTEEYEVGCDHIDTILEALEPDLCLVGHHHEHAESEFGSTRVVGLAPAWDSYYELDPDSLSLTRHETPPA, translated from the coding sequence ATGCTAGTCCTCGGGGACGCCCACGCGACCACGCCCGACCGACGGCAATCGCTGTTTGCCGCGTACCGCGCGGCCGACGCCGATGTCGCGCTCCAAGCGGGCGACCTCATGTACTACGACCTCCCGATTCCGACGTACTTCATCGGCGGCAACAACGAGGACTTCGACGTCGTCGAGGCGCTGCGCCACGGGCGCGTCGAGAGCGACGATGTCTCGAACGCCTACCTCCTCCACAGCACCGCCGAGACCGTCGCCGGCCTGCGCGTCGCCGGGCTCTCCGGGAACTACGCGCCCACGCAGTTCGAGAAGTCCCGCGAGCAGCTCTACGACGACCGCCGCCGCCACTTCGTCCGTGAGGACGTCGAGCGAGCCAAGCAGCTCGACGACGTGGATGTCTTCCTCGCGCACGAAGCCCCACACGGACTCCCCGTCACCGAAGAGTACGAGGTCGGCTGCGACCACATCGACACCATTCTCGAAGCCCTCGAACCCGACCTCTGTCTGGTCGGCCACCACCACGAACACGCCGAGAGCGAGTTCGGGTCGACGCGCGTGGTCGGGCTGGCGCCCGCGTGGGACTCCTACTACGAACTCGACCCGGACTCGCTGTCGCTGACGCGCCACGAGACGCCGCCGGCGTAG
- a CDS encoding NYN domain-containing protein: protein MAPIQSGQRVAVLVDSQNLYHSAHSVYSRNIDYSSLLEKAVQDRELTRAIAYVIRAQSEDEDSFFDALRDIGFETKIKDIKTFGDGSKKADWDVGMSLDAVTLADHVDTVVLCTGDGDFSRLCNHLRHEGVRVEVMAFEESTAEELVDVADSFVDLSEREETFLL from the coding sequence ATGGCTCCAATCCAATCGGGGCAGCGGGTCGCCGTGCTGGTCGACTCGCAGAACCTCTACCACTCCGCGCACAGCGTCTACTCTCGGAACATCGACTACTCCTCGCTCCTCGAGAAGGCCGTTCAGGACCGCGAACTGACGCGCGCCATCGCGTACGTCATCCGCGCCCAGTCCGAAGACGAGGACAGTTTCTTCGACGCGCTCCGCGACATCGGCTTCGAGACGAAAATCAAGGACATCAAGACGTTCGGTGACGGCTCGAAGAAAGCCGACTGGGACGTCGGCATGAGCCTCGACGCGGTGACGCTCGCCGACCACGTCGACACCGTCGTGCTCTGCACGGGGGACGGCGACTTCTCCCGGCTCTGCAACCACCTCCGCCACGAGGGCGTCCGCGTGGAAGTGATGGCGTTCGAGGAATCCACCGCCGAGGAACTGGTGGACGTCGCGGACTCGTTCGTCGACCTCAGCGAGCGAGAAGAGACGTTCCTGCTCTAA
- a CDS encoding PUA domain-containing protein: protein MQDADVHSLRTVADYQFGAGAGSALFPPEERFEVQRSTTGRPQQVARDDGARLVSVGMDGRFTLGTAGGRRLVDDLPHPAVRVVVGDDSEPFVREGKNVFAKFVQTVDPDVRAGDEVAVVHERGALLAVGRAELDAGSMLDFDTGMAVMVRDSVQK from the coding sequence ATGCAGGACGCGGACGTGCACTCGCTGCGCACCGTCGCCGACTACCAGTTCGGGGCCGGCGCGGGGTCGGCGCTGTTCCCGCCGGAGGAACGCTTCGAGGTGCAGCGCTCGACCACCGGCCGCCCACAGCAGGTCGCTCGCGACGACGGCGCGCGCCTCGTTTCCGTCGGGATGGACGGCCGCTTTACGCTCGGCACCGCGGGCGGCCGCCGTCTCGTCGACGACCTTCCACACCCTGCGGTGCGCGTGGTCGTCGGCGACGACAGCGAGCCGTTCGTCCGCGAGGGGAAGAACGTCTTCGCGAAGTTCGTCCAGACGGTCGACCCGGACGTCCGCGCCGGCGACGAGGTCGCGGTCGTCCACGAGCGCGGCGCGCTGCTCGCGGTCGGTCGCGCGGAACTGGACGCTGGCTCGATGCTCGACTTCGACACCGGGATGGCAGTGATGGTGCGGGATAGCGTCCAGAAGTAA
- a CDS encoding nascent polypeptide-associated complex protein: MFGGGGMNPQKMQQMMKQMGIDVDEIDATEVVIKQADGDQLVFDNPDVTKMDARGQETYQIIGEPETVESAGEIEAEADVEAPGESGGGIPEDDIELVVQRTGATEADARAALEATDGDLAAAISRLE; encoded by the coding sequence ATGTTTGGCGGAGGCGGCATGAACCCCCAGAAGATGCAGCAGATGATGAAACAGATGGGCATCGACGTCGACGAGATCGATGCCACCGAGGTCGTCATCAAACAGGCCGACGGCGACCAGCTCGTCTTCGACAACCCGGACGTCACGAAGATGGACGCGCGCGGGCAGGAGACCTACCAGATTATCGGTGAACCCGAGACCGTCGAGAGCGCGGGCGAGATCGAAGCCGAGGCCGATGTCGAGGCACCGGGCGAGAGCGGCGGCGGGATTCCCGAGGACGACATCGAGCTGGTCGTCCAGCGGACCGGCGCCACCGAGGCCGACGCGCGCGCTGCGCTGGAGGCGACCGACGGCGACCTCGCCGCGGCCATCTCCCGGCTGGAGTGA
- a CDS encoding tRNA (adenine-N1)-methyltransferase, translated as MILLVREDREFLAAPGDEVHTDLGVIDVPENVEAGETVETHLGEPFTVRELRGPDLFNHLDRTGAPMMPKDIGLIVGHTGASRGDRVLDAGTGTGVLSAYLGRLGADVVTYERDAEFAEVARENMELAEVADRVDVCTGDVTDHLDDLAEFDLLTLDTENAPVVVGQATDLLISGGYAAVYSPFVEDAREVNLAAEEAGLVNVETVETIQREMDVDERGSRPSTAGVGHTGYLTFARNP; from the coding sequence GTGATTCTGCTCGTTCGGGAGGACCGGGAGTTCCTCGCTGCACCGGGCGACGAGGTCCACACCGACCTCGGCGTCATCGACGTCCCCGAGAACGTCGAAGCCGGTGAGACGGTGGAGACGCATCTCGGTGAGCCGTTCACGGTCCGAGAGCTACGCGGCCCGGACCTGTTCAACCACCTCGACCGGACGGGCGCGCCGATGATGCCCAAGGACATCGGGTTGATTGTCGGACACACGGGCGCCTCGCGCGGCGACCGCGTGCTCGACGCCGGCACGGGGACGGGCGTGCTCTCGGCGTACCTCGGGCGCCTCGGCGCGGACGTCGTGACGTACGAGCGCGACGCGGAGTTCGCCGAGGTCGCACGCGAGAACATGGAACTCGCGGAAGTCGCGGACCGCGTGGACGTTTGCACGGGCGACGTGACCGACCACCTCGACGACCTCGCGGAGTTCGACCTGCTGACCTTGGACACGGAGAACGCACCGGTAGTCGTCGGGCAGGCGACCGACCTCCTGATTTCGGGCGGCTACGCCGCCGTCTACTCCCCGTTCGTGGAGGACGCCCGCGAGGTCAATCTCGCGGCCGAGGAAGCGGGTCTCGTGAACGTGGAGACTGTCGAGACGATTCAGCGGGAGATGGATGTCGACGAACGCGGCTCGCGGCCGTCCACTGCGGGCGTCGGCCACACCGGCTACTTGACGTTCGCGCGGAACCCGTAG